AACAATTACTGTTGCTCCTTTTTCAACCGAAGATGCAATAAATGAATGCCCATCCACAACCGTTCCTCTCATTGCGATGTACAAAGAGTTTTCCGTAACCTTTCTGCTGTCGAAAACCAATTCTGAAACCTCACGAGTATCATCACCGTGAATTTCCAACACTGGAATTCTTTTTAATAATTCATTTAACTGCATTTCTTTGATGCTTTATATTTTTTAATCGTTCCTTCTTATTCTATAAGTCCATAAGTTTAACTTACGGCTATTAATATTGAACCCTTTGGGTTCGTTATTACATTTTGTTGAATAGGATTTTCATCCTATCCTGTTTTAAATCGTCCTTTCAGGACTCTTCTTTTTTAATTCTGCAGAGACAAATAAATTCTCTGGTTTTTACTGATCGTTGTACCTTCCAGCGGGAATTGTTCGGTAATTCTTCCAACGCCTTTAAAGTCTACACGATATCCTAAATTTTCCAGTTGTGGGATTACGTTTTTACCGATTAACCCGACTACACTTGGCATTTGTTTATTGTTAACTGCTATTTTTACATTAGGTTCCACCATTTTGCTAAGGTTTACCTTTCTGTCTACAAGCATTTCTTTTTCAATGTTTTGTGGTGTTTTCAGGAATGTTTTTCCTGCAATTTCTTTAAACACCGGCGCAGAAACTGTTCCTCCGTAAAAACTTTTCGCTGTATTCGGTTCGCTGATCATAACATAACAGGTATATTTCGGATTATCAGCCGGATAGAACCCTGCGAATGATGCGCGATACTTCATCGGACCAGGCAACCAATATTCAAATCTTGCCGTTCCTGTTTTTCCTGCCATTTTTAAATTTGGTGTGAAAATGCTTCGTCCTGTTCCTTTTTCCACGGCTTTTGTTAAAGCATTGGTCATCATTTTAATCGCCTTTTCAGACGCCATTCTGTTGACCATTACTTCAGGTTTTGCCTCATACATTACTTTGCCGTCTTTCATGATTTTATCGATGAATAAAGGCTTTAGCATTTTACCATTATTAGCAACTCCGTTATAGAAAGTTGCTAATTGTAATAAGTTGATGTTGGTGGAATATCCGTAAGCGATTGACGCTAATGTGGCGGCATTCCATCTTTTATTTTGAGGAGTTACGATTTTCGGTTTGGTAATTCCCGGAAGCTCGATTTCCATTTTATCAAATAATTTCCAGCGTTTCAGGTGATCCAGAAAAATCTGAGGCTTTTCAGCATAATATTTTGTGATCAGTTTGGCGGTTCCCACGTTACTGGATTTAGCCAAAACATCACTGATGTCATATGTTCCGCCTCCGTGACCATCCGAAATTCTCTGCTTTGCATAGGTCCAGACCCCGTTTCCGACGTTTACCGTGGTATTTTCATCAATGAAACCATCATCCATGGCAGCCAAAAGGGATATTGTTTTAAAAGTAGATCCAGGTTCGATATTATCTTTTAAGGCGTAGTTATAAGAATCTACATAGTTGCCATCGTCATCTCTTCTTAAATTAACCAAAGCACGCACTTTTCCGGTTTCAACTTCCATCACAACCACGGTGCCGTGTTTTGCTTCGAAATTAATCAGCTGCTTCTGCAAAGCGGAGTGTGCAATATCCTGAATTCTAAGGTCTAAAGTCGTATACACATCTTCACCATCCACAGGTTCCTGAACTTTCCAGAAATCAATAGGCTTCCACTGAGAAGAGTTGATTCTCTGTTCTAATCTTTTGCCATCGGTTCCTCTTAAATATTTAGAAAAGGCACCCTCAAGACCTGCGGTATGTTCGCCATCATCCATTCCGATGGTTCCGGCTCCGATTTCGGAAGTTGCCAATTCTCTCTTGTAGTTTCTGTCAACGATAAAACCTCCTTTATTTTTACCTTTATTAAAAATCGGGAAATTTCTGATTCTGTCATACTGATCAAAGTCAAGACCTTTTACCAAAGTGTAATATTGGTTTTTCTTTTTTCTCTGTTCGTCAAATTTCTTTCTGAATTCAATTTTCGATTTTCCGAACATTTTACCTAAAGAATCCGTTAAGGCTCCAACGTTGTTCGTGTAAATTGTATCTTTCATCGTTTTGAAATCCAGATAGATATCATAACGCATTACCGTTGTTGCCAGAATAGATCCGTCTGAAGCGAATAAATTTCCACGAGCGGCTTTCAGGGTTGCTTCGCGGTAATTTTTATTGATATAGTCGTCTTTAATTTCTTGAACATTAGTATTTTGAAGAATGACAATTCTCGCGAGGAACATGACAAATACGCACAAAGCTACCACTGTGAAGAGGTAGCCCCACCTTAAGGTATTTTTACGCTTGTTATCGTATTCACTTGGCTTTTGCATCTGTTCCGTCCAGTTTTATGAGTAATTTATGTGGATGGTTTTCCAGGGTCATCAGAGAGTCTTTTGCTACTTCTTTCCCCAGTTCCGATTCCATTTTTACTTTTATCAGCTTACTTTGGGCGTAAGCATTTCTCGATTTATATTCTTCTGTTTCTTCTTTTAATGTATTTACGATTTTGATCTTTTTATTCACCAAATGATTGGTGTAGATCATCGCCATCATTAGCACAAACAACAATAAAAAATACTTGTAATGTACTTTTATCTCATCACGATTCAGGAAATTACCTTTTATAATGTCTATAAAAGTTAATTTCTTCTGAGGGCGATTTGTTGTTGCTCTTTTTGCCATTTTGGTTGTTGGTTACTGGTTGTTTGTTGCTAGACTAAAAACTATCAACTATCAACCAAAAACTAAACTTTAATTCCTGTTCTCATTTTAGCACTTCTGGCTCTTGAGTTTTCTTCGATTTCCTTATCGTCAGGGATAATCGCTTTGCTCTTTACCAATTCGAATGCTTTTTTATAATTTCCGTAAATGTCTCTTTCGGGCTCGCCTTCAAACATTCCGTTTTTCAAAAATCTTTTTACCAATCTGTCTTCCAAAGAGTGGTAAGAAATGACAACCAGTCTTCCTTCAGATTTTAAAACATTGTAAGCCTGAACCAGCATTTCTTTTAAAACTTCCAGTTCCTGATTCACTTCAATTCTAATGGACTGAAACAATTGAGCATAAAATTTATTCACTTTATGCGGTGGAAGATAACTGAATAATTTTTTCAGATCCTCTGTTGTTTCGATGCTTTTCGTTTTTCTGTGATGAACGATGTCTCTCGCCAACTTTCTTGCTTCTCTCAATTCACCGTAATAGTAAAAAATATCCGCAAGCTGCTCCTCATCGTAATCATTGATCACTCTTTTGGCATCCAATCCCTGCATAACATTCATTCTCATATCCAGCGGGGCATTGCTTCTTGTAGAGAAACCTCTGTCAGCCTCATCAAACTGGTGAGAAGATACACCAAGGTCTGCCAAAACTCCGTCTACCTTAGGAACTCCATACATCAGCAGGGAGTTTTCCAGAAATCTGAAGTTCTGATTGATCAGCGTAAATCTCGGATCATCAATTGCATTCTCAAGAGCGTCCAAATCCTGGTCAAAGCTGAACAATCTTCCTTTATCGGAAAGTCTGCTCAGGATCTCTCTTGAATGGCCACCGCCACCAAAAGTACAGTCCACGTATGTTCCGTCTGGATTCGTTACCAAATCATCAACACTTTGCTTCAACAAAACGGGGTTATGATACATGTCTAATTGTGTTTTTTAACGCTTTTCAATCGCGTGGTTATTCTTCCTCGAATGAGCCCATAACATCTTCGGCGAGGCCAGCAAAATCTATTTCATCGGCAGAAATTACTTTCTCGTACGCTTCTTTATCCCAAATTTCAAATAATTCTCCTGCGCTGGTAATCACAATATCTTTCTGAAGATGTGCGAAAACCATAAGGTCTTTTGAAATCTGTAATCTTCCCGCATTATCCAACTCTACAGTTTTTACGCCTGCCGTAAACATTCTAATGAAATCAGCATTCTTTTTAATGAACCTGTTCAGTTTATTAATTTTGCCCATCATTTTATCCCAGGCATTCATGGGATAGACTTCCAGACAAGGTTGGAACACAGATCTTTTGACTACAAACGCCTTGTCGTCGAAGTTTTCCATCTGCTTAATTAGAGATGAAGGAACTTTTAAGCGGCCTTTGTCGTCAATTTTACACTCATATGTCCCAATGAAACTTTTCATTTGGAGCAAATTTATATAATAATTTCCAAAATTTCCCACTTTTTCCCACTTTTTCCCTTAATGTTAATAAGTTTTATTAAAGATTTAAGGTAAACGCTGTAATCTATTGATATTTTGGAGGTTGTCAGAATTGCTATTTAGCCCATAATAAAGAGATTTTCAAAAAAAAAGTTAAAAAGCGGATTATTATATTATTTTTATTTTAAATTAGGGTAATCAAAATATTTTTGAGGTTTAATTTGTATTTTTGCAAGGCTTTATTACAGGCATTATATGATATTTAGTACAAAAAAAGAAAAGAAATATACTTTTGTTGAGGCGGGAGAAGGACATCCATTGGTGCTGTTGCACGGGTTAATGGGTGGTTTGAGTAATTTCGATAAGATGGTAGATTTTTTTTCAGACAGAGGTTTCAAAGTATATGTTCCTCAGTTGCCGATCTACGATTTGCCGGTACTCAATACGAATCTTACGACGATAGCGAAATATATTATCAAGTTTATAGAGAGCCAGATAGAAGGGCCGGTTACTATTGTGGGAAACTCAATGGGTGGTCATGTCGGGCTAATTTTAACATTGGCAAGACAGGATTTGGTTAAAAATCTTGTTCTTACAGGAAGCTCTGGTTTATACGAAAGAACTTTCGGAGATAGTTTTCCGAGAAAGAATGACCGTTCGTATATCAGAAAAAAGACGGAAGAAGTTTTTTATGATCCTGCGGTAGCGACTGAAGATTTGGTAGATGAAGTTTTCGGTGTGGTAAACGACAGAATGAAGGGAATTAAAACCGTTATGCTGGCCAGAAGTGCCATCAAGCACAATATGCTGAACGATTTGCCTAAAATTACGACACCAACGTGTCTTATTTGGGGGAAACAGGATAATGTGACGCCTCCTGAGGTTGCGGAAGACATGCACAAATTTATTCCGAATTCGGATCTGTTCTGGATTGATAAATGCGGGCATGCAGCGATGATGGAAAAACCAGATGAATTCAACGAAATTCTCTACAACTGGGTAAAAGATAAAGTTTAAAATTAAAATATAAATGACCATTAAGAGCTTTTCTTAATGGTTTATTTTTCTAAAAAATAGTCAAATGGTTATTAAAACAGCAACGTTTGTAAAGAGCAGCGGAAAATGGCAGGAATGCCCAGACCCGAATCTTCCGGAATACGCATTTATCGGAAGATCTAATGTGGGGAAATCATCGCTGATCAATGCAATGATGAATCATAAAGATCTGGCCAAAACTTCCGGAACGCCTGGAAAAACTCAGCTTATTAATCATTTTTTAGTGAATGAGACCTGGTATCTTACCGATTTACCGGGGTATGGATATGCGAAGGTTTCAAAATCCATCAGAAAAGATTTCGAAAAACTGATTACCAATTATATTCTGAACAGAAGAAATCTGGTGAATCTTTTTGTACTGGTAGATTCGAGACATAAGCCACAAACCATCGATTTGGAATTTATCCAATGGTGTGGAGAAAGTGGAGTGCCGTTTTCTATCGTGTTTACAAAAGCAGACAAGCTGAAACCGAATGTGGTTATTAAGAATGTTGAGGATTATAAAGCTGAACTTCATAAAACCTGGGAAGATCTTCCGGAATTGTATGTAACTTCTGCAGAGAAAAAGGAGGGAGGTGATAAAATCCTTGATTTTATTCAGAAAACGAATGAGTTTTTAACAAATAACAGCGTAAGTTTTGATGAGTAATATTGTTTGGAAGATCAATACTTTTGATGAATTTACCGTTCCTGAATTATACAATGTTTTAAAAGCCAGAATTGATGTTTTTGTGATCGAGCAAAATTGTCCTTATCCCGATTTGGATAATTATGATCAGAAAGCCATTCACATTTGGGCAGAACAGGATGGGGAAGTGCTTGCTAACTGCCGGATTTTCGATAAAGGAATAAAATATCCTGAGGCTTCTATCGGAAGAGTTTTAACAACCGAAGCAGCGAGAGGAAAAAGTTTAGGAAAACAATTGATACAATATGCTGTAGAAACCATTGAAAACCGTTTTCATACTTCGGAAATCAGGATTTCTGCACAGGATTATCTGTTGAGATTTTACGGAGACTTTGGTTTTGAAGATACCGGAAAAAAATATTTAGAAGATAATATTCCGCACACGGAAATGTTGAGAAAATAAAAAAACGCGAGGAGAAATCTGAGGGCACTGAAAAAGTAAACTTCATTAAAAAAATAAGCAAAACTTTTAAAGTTTTGCTTATTTTTTTATCTTCAATGTAAATTTCAATAGCAAAGCAAATGTTAATACAGCAAGAAAAACTTCCGTTGAGTGCCTATTCCGGTTTGTATGATTTAATTGTACCGAAGGAAAACCTTCTTAGAAAAATTAATGAGCTGATTGATTTTTCTTTCATCTATGATGAGCTTTTGAGCAAATACTGCTTAAACAATGGTCGCAATGCTGAAAGTCCGGTACGGATGTTTAAATAC
The sequence above is a segment of the Chryseobacterium sp. MYb264 genome. Coding sequences within it:
- a CDS encoding penicillin-binding transpeptidase domain-containing protein, which produces MQKPSEYDNKRKNTLRWGYLFTVVALCVFVMFLARIVILQNTNVQEIKDDYINKNYREATLKAARGNLFASDGSILATTVMRYDIYLDFKTMKDTIYTNNVGALTDSLGKMFGKSKIEFRKKFDEQRKKKNQYYTLVKGLDFDQYDRIRNFPIFNKGKNKGGFIVDRNYKRELATSEIGAGTIGMDDGEHTAGLEGAFSKYLRGTDGKRLEQRINSSQWKPIDFWKVQEPVDGEDVYTTLDLRIQDIAHSALQKQLINFEAKHGTVVVMEVETGKVRALVNLRRDDDGNYVDSYNYALKDNIEPGSTFKTISLLAAMDDGFIDENTTVNVGNGVWTYAKQRISDGHGGGTYDISDVLAKSSNVGTAKLITKYYAEKPQIFLDHLKRWKLFDKMEIELPGITKPKIVTPQNKRWNAATLASIAYGYSTNINLLQLATFYNGVANNGKMLKPLFIDKIMKDGKVMYEAKPEVMVNRMASEKAIKMMTNALTKAVEKGTGRSIFTPNLKMAGKTGTARFEYWLPGPMKYRASFAGFYPADNPKYTCYVMISEPNTAKSFYGGTVSAPVFKEIAGKTFLKTPQNIEKEMLVDRKVNLSKMVEPNVKIAVNNKQMPSVVGLIGKNVIPQLENLGYRVDFKGVGRITEQFPLEGTTISKNQRIYLSLQN
- a CDS encoding FtsL-like putative cell division protein — protein: MAKRATTNRPQKKLTFIDIIKGNFLNRDEIKVHYKYFLLLFVLMMAMIYTNHLVNKKIKIVNTLKEETEEYKSRNAYAQSKLIKVKMESELGKEVAKDSLMTLENHPHKLLIKLDGTDAKAK
- the rsmH gene encoding 16S rRNA (cytosine(1402)-N(4))-methyltransferase RsmH, with protein sequence MYHNPVLLKQSVDDLVTNPDGTYVDCTFGGGGHSREILSRLSDKGRLFSFDQDLDALENAIDDPRFTLINQNFRFLENSLLMYGVPKVDGVLADLGVSSHQFDEADRGFSTRSNAPLDMRMNVMQGLDAKRVINDYDEEQLADIFYYYGELREARKLARDIVHHRKTKSIETTEDLKKLFSYLPPHKVNKFYAQLFQSIRIEVNQELEVLKEMLVQAYNVLKSEGRLVVISYHSLEDRLVKRFLKNGMFEGEPERDIYGNYKKAFELVKSKAIIPDDKEIEENSRARSAKMRTGIKV
- the mraZ gene encoding division/cell wall cluster transcriptional repressor MraZ, with translation MKSFIGTYECKIDDKGRLKVPSSLIKQMENFDDKAFVVKRSVFQPCLEVYPMNAWDKMMGKINKLNRFIKKNADFIRMFTAGVKTVELDNAGRLQISKDLMVFAHLQKDIVITSAGELFEIWDKEAYEKVISADEIDFAGLAEDVMGSFEEE
- a CDS encoding alpha/beta fold hydrolase — its product is MIFSTKKEKKYTFVEAGEGHPLVLLHGLMGGLSNFDKMVDFFSDRGFKVYVPQLPIYDLPVLNTNLTTIAKYIIKFIESQIEGPVTIVGNSMGGHVGLILTLARQDLVKNLVLTGSSGLYERTFGDSFPRKNDRSYIRKKTEEVFYDPAVATEDLVDEVFGVVNDRMKGIKTVMLARSAIKHNMLNDLPKITTPTCLIWGKQDNVTPPEVAEDMHKFIPNSDLFWIDKCGHAAMMEKPDEFNEILYNWVKDKV
- the yihA gene encoding ribosome biogenesis GTP-binding protein YihA/YsxC; this translates as MVIKTATFVKSSGKWQECPDPNLPEYAFIGRSNVGKSSLINAMMNHKDLAKTSGTPGKTQLINHFLVNETWYLTDLPGYGYAKVSKSIRKDFEKLITNYILNRRNLVNLFVLVDSRHKPQTIDLEFIQWCGESGVPFSIVFTKADKLKPNVVIKNVEDYKAELHKTWEDLPELYVTSAEKKEGGDKILDFIQKTNEFLTNNSVSFDE
- a CDS encoding GNAT family N-acetyltransferase, with the translated sequence MSNIVWKINTFDEFTVPELYNVLKARIDVFVIEQNCPYPDLDNYDQKAIHIWAEQDGEVLANCRIFDKGIKYPEASIGRVLTTEAARGKSLGKQLIQYAVETIENRFHTSEIRISAQDYLLRFYGDFGFEDTGKKYLEDNIPHTEMLRK